From the genome of Penaeus monodon isolate SGIC_2016 chromosome 16, NSTDA_Pmon_1, whole genome shotgun sequence, one region includes:
- the LOC119582776 gene encoding kynurenine/alpha-aminoadipate aminotransferase, mitochondrial-like, with translation MDYTKFFSVNASRRKPSWIGRLRKFASSPNILWLAGGLPNPSRFPFSEAKVTLRDGSVINISPETMAAALQYGNKEGNVQLLNYLSDLTQRLHAPPCWSRTKQLITIGQDGLAKAFVMLVDPGDHVIVPQLCSTGSFSELSALNPRYISVEEDEEGMLAEDLRSTLAQLKLESMIKQHEFRPKVMYVSPSSNSPSGMGMSEQRRRAIYAIACEYDLLILEDDPYYFLHFKDDLPPSFLSLDNEGRVIRFDSFSDVVNTGVLTEVITGPKPLVEKILQHVQATVLGGIGLPQALFTELLHAWGLEGFFRHIKEVRQLYCSRRDAMLLAAERHLTGLCEWNKPEGGMFLWLKIPGIKDTQDMLTECCAAKNLLLVPGNGFTTNPELPCQYVRACYSAATPEQMDKAFEILAELIREEMQRDKCSQAQA, from the exons ATGGACTACACAAAATTCTTCTCCGTTAATGCCTCTAGGCGTAAACCTTCATGGATTGGCCGGCTCA GGAAGTTTGCCAGCAGCCCAAATATCTTGTGGTTGGCGGGGGGGCTTCCAAACCCGTCCCGCTTCCCATTCTCTGAGGCAAAGGTAACACTGAGGGATGGCAGCGTCATCAACATCTCCCCTGAAACCATGGCTGCTGCTTTGCAATACGGCAACAAGGAAGG TAACGTGCAACTCTTGAACTACCTGTCGGACCTAACGCAGAGGCTGCACGCACCCCCATGCTGGTCTCGGACCAAGCAACTGATAACAATAGGCCAGGACGGCTTGGCCAAGGCCTTCGTCATGCTGGTCGATCCTGGTGATCACGTAATCGTCCCTCAGCTTTGCAGCACTGGAAGTTTCTCTGAA TTATCAGCTCTGAATCCTCGCTATATTTCTgttgaggaagacgaagaagggatGCTGGCAGAAGACTTAAGGTCGACCTTGGCTCAACTGAAGCTCGAATCTATGATCAAACAACATGAATTTCGACCCAAG GTCATGTACGTGAGTCCTAGCAGCAATAGCCCCTCGGGAATGGGGATGAGTGAGCAACGCCGTCGAGCAATCTATGCCATTGCATGCGAGTACGACCTCCTCATTCTGGAAGACGACCCCTACTACTTCCTTCACTTCAAAGAT GACCTTCCACCAAGTTTCTTGAGTCTGGACAACGAAGGCCGAGTAATAAGATTCGATTCCTTCTCCGACGTTGTTAACACTGGGGTGCTTACGGAGGTCATCACAGGACCGAAACCCCTTGTTGAAAAGATACTGCAGCACGTGCAAGCTACAGTGCTCGGTGGGATCGGTTTGCCTCAG GCCCTGTTCACAGAGCTGCTTCATGCCTGGGGTTTGGAAGGTTTCTTTCGCCACATAAAGGAAGTGCGTCAACTTTACTGCAGCAGGAGAGATGCAATGTTGCTGGCGGCGGAGAGGCATTTGACTG GATTGTGTGAATGGAATAAGCCTGAAGGTGGGATGTTCTTATGGCTCAAG ATTCCTGGAATAAAGGACACGCAGGATATGTTAACTGAATGCTGTGCGGCCAAAAACCTCTTACTGGTTCCTGGAAACGGCTTCACTACCAACCCGGAGCTTCCTTGTCAGTACGTGAGGGCTTGCTACTCTGCTGCCACGCCTGAGCAGATGGACAAG GCCTTCGAAATCCTGGCAGAGCTAATAAGAGAGGAAATGCAACGAGACAAGTGTTCGCAAGCTCAAGCATAA
- the LOC119582777 gene encoding kynurenine/alpha-aminoadipate aminotransferase, mitochondrial-like → MDYSRFLSNNAKVRKPSWITQLRSYMINPSPDMLWLAGGHPDASLFPFSETTITLKNGQEIHLNPDLMSTSLQYGPVEGHTPLLKHLSDLTQKLHSPPRWSETRQLVTVGGQDGMAKAFVMLIDPGDYVIVPVPCYAGIFSELTSLNPHYLPVEEDEEGLRSDFLRSTLSRWKNEIGETDSHKRLKFMYTNPSGSNPSGTNMSEKRRREIYALACEYDFLILEDDPYYFLQFQDDFPPSFLSLDTEGRVLRFDSFSKTVSAGLRVGYVTGPEVLVEKISQHIMATVMGGSSLSQVLVNELFHKWGIEGFLRHVKEVRDMYRKRRDAALSAAEKHLTGLCEWRKPGGGMFLWLKVPKVKDTQAMLLERGTTKNILLVPGNGFTTRPELPCQYMRASYSTVQPEQMDKAFRILAEVIREEIQLQNNA, encoded by the exons ATGGACTACTCAAGGTTTTTATCCAATAATGCAAAAGTGCGTAAACCGTCATGGATAACCCAGCTCA GGAGTTACATGATCAACCCTTCGCCGGACATGCTGTGGCTGGCAGGCGGCCACCCGGacgcctctctcttccccttctcggaAACGACGATCACGCTGAAGAACGGACAGGAGATACACCTCAATCCGGACCTTATGTCGACCAGTCTGCAATATGGCCCAGTTGAAGG ACACACACCTCTGCTGAAGCACCTTTCGGACCTGACGCAGAAGCTCCACTCGCCTCCACGCTGGTCCGAGACGCGACAGCTCGTGACGGTGGGAGGCCAGGACGGCATGGCCAAGGCCTTCGTCATGCTGATCGACCCCGGGGACTACGTGATCGTCCCTGTGCCTTGTTATGCTGGCATCTTTTCTGAG CTAACATCTTTAAACCCACATTACCTTCCtgttgaggaggatgaggaaggattgAGATCCGACTTCCTGAGGTCAACATTATCTCGCTGGAAGAACGAGATCGGAGAGACGGATTCGCATAAGCGATTGAAG TTTATGTACACAAACCCGAGCGGCAGTAACCCCTCGGGAACGAATATGAGTGAGAAACGACGTCGAGAGATTTACGCCCTTGCCTGCGAGTACGACTTCCTCATCCTCGAGGACGACCCTTACTATTTCCTCCAGTTCCAAGAT GACTTCCCGCCGAGCTTCCTGAGCCTGGATACCGAGGGTCGTGTGTTGAGGTTCGACTCCTTCTCCAAGACCGTAAGCGCGGGACTGCGAGTGGGATACGTGACGGGGCCCGAGGTTCTCGTGGAGAAGATTAGTCAGCATATTATGGCCACAGTGATGGGCGGGTCCAGTTTGTCTCAG GTGTTAGTGAACGAACTCTTTCACAAATGGGGCATAGAGGGGTTCCTTCGTCACGTGAAAGAAGTGCGAGATATGTACCGCAAGAGGAGAGACGCTGCATTGTCGGCGGCAGAAAAACATCTCACTG GTTTATGCGAGTGGCGAAAGCCCGGAGGTGGGATGTTCTTGTGGCTCAAG GTTCCCAAAGTGAAGGACACCCAAGCCATGTTGCTAGAGCGAGGTACAACTAAAAACATCCTGCTGGTCCCTGGCAACGGCTTCACCACCAGGCCAGAGCTTCCCTGCCAGTACATGAGGGCTTCTTACTCGACTGTCCAACCCGAGCAGATGGATAAG gCTTTCCGCATACTTGCGGAGGTGATAAGAGAAGAGATACAACTTcaaaataatgcataa